One stretch of Schlesneria sp. DSM 10557 DNA includes these proteins:
- a CDS encoding MerR family transcriptional regulator, with amino-acid sequence MATFTIGALAKEAQIGVETVRFYERQGLLEPPQRKGSGYRQYDEQTVQLLQFIRRAKQLGFTLKEIKSLIALQSDVAAPRSEIRRQSLQKIAEIDAKIADLQRMRSDLKSLIDQCHGDGSIQGCPILDALHGMDHDCHSG; translated from the coding sequence ATGGCGACGTTTACGATCGGGGCACTGGCCAAAGAGGCGCAGATCGGCGTCGAGACGGTGCGATTCTACGAACGTCAGGGACTGCTGGAACCGCCACAAAGGAAGGGATCAGGTTACCGTCAATACGACGAACAGACGGTACAGCTATTGCAATTTATTCGCCGAGCCAAACAACTCGGCTTTACCCTGAAGGAAATCAAAAGCCTTATTGCATTGCAATCGGATGTGGCAGCGCCGCGCAGCGAAATTCGGCGGCAAAGCCTGCAGAAGATCGCCGAAATCGATGCCAAAATTGCAGACTTGCAGCGAATGCGAAGCGACCTGAAGTCGCTTATTGACCAATGTCACGGGGATGGGTCCATCCAGGGATGCCCCATCCTGGACGCACTTCACGGAATGGATCACGACTGTCACTCGGGTTGA